One Glycine max cultivar Williams 82 chromosome 3, Glycine_max_v4.0, whole genome shotgun sequence DNA window includes the following coding sequences:
- the LOC100777938 gene encoding ubiquitin-associated domain-containing protein — MNGGPSGFTNAPVTRAFIIASALFTIFFGIQGRFGTLGLSYQDIFGKIRLWKLIMSIFSFSSTPELMFGLYLLYYFRVFERQIGSNKYSVFIVFSILTSLLLEVLAVALLKDPTANLVTPGPYGLIFASFVPFFFDIPVSTRFRVFSFLFSDKSFIYLAGLQLLLSSWKRSILPGMCGILAGSLYRLNVFYIRKAKFPEMISSLFSRISLPSMGSPRAPSSARNVVRNLPSYPTHQMERNYPAPMQAAVEPTEDSITTLVSMGFDRNSARQALVQARNDVNVATNILLEAQSH, encoded by the exons ATGAACGGTGGTCCATCTGGTTTCA CAAATGCTCCCGTCACAAGGGCCTTCATCATCGCTTCGGCGCTTTTCACAATCTTCTTTGGGATCCAAGGCCGTTTCGGCACTCTGGGGTTGTCGTATCAG GATATTTTTGGAAAGATTCGCCTTTGGAAGTTGATCATGTCCATATTTTCCTTCTCGTCAACACCAGAGTTGATGTTTGGACTGTATCTTCTATATTACTTCAGGGTCTTTGAGCGACAGATAGGTTCCAATAAATACTCA GTCTTTATCGTGTTCTCCATATTAACTTCACTACTGCTTGAGGTCCTTGCTGTAGCACTTTTAAAAG ATCCTACAGCAAACCTAGTCACTCCTGGACCATATGGCCTTATATTTGCTTCATTTGTACCCTTTTTCTTTGACATTCCAGTTTCAACACGGTTTCGTGTGTTTAGCTTCCTCTTCTCAGACAAGTCATTCATATATCTAGCTGGTCTTCAG CTTCTTTTGTCATCATGGAAAAGGTCTATCTTACCGGGGATGTGTGGCATCCTTGCTGGTTCCTTGTACCGTTTGAATGTCTTTTACATTCGCAAAGCAAAG TTCCCAGAGATGATCTCATCATTATTTTCAAGAATTTCGTTGCCATCTATGGGGAGTCCACGTGCACCATCATCAGCAAGGAATGTTGTCAGGAATTTACCTTCCTATCCAACTCACCAAATGGAG AGAAACTACCCTGCTCCAATGCAAGCTGCAGTAGAGCCAACGGAGGACTCGATCACTACCCTTGTCTCTATGGGCTTTGACAGGAATTCTGCCAGACAAGCCCTAGTGCAGGCCAGAAATGATGTCAATGTGGCCACCAACATCCTACTGGAGGCACAGTCGCACTAA
- the LOC100777938 gene encoding ubiquitin-associated domain-containing protein isoform X1, giving the protein MSIFSFSSTPELMFGLYLLYYFRVFERQIGSNKYSVFIVFSILTSLLLEVLAVALLKDPTANLVTPGPYGLIFASFVPFFFDIPVSTRFRVFSFLFSDKSFIYLAGLQLLLSSWKRSILPGMCGILAGSLYRLNVFYIRKAKFPEMISSLFSRISLPSMGSPRAPSSARNVVRNLPSYPTHQMERNYPAPMQAAVEPTEDSITTLVSMGFDRNSARQALVQARNDVNVATNILLEAQSH; this is encoded by the exons ATGTCCATATTTTCCTTCTCGTCAACACCAGAGTTGATGTTTGGACTGTATCTTCTATATTACTTCAGGGTCTTTGAGCGACAGATAGGTTCCAATAAATACTCA GTCTTTATCGTGTTCTCCATATTAACTTCACTACTGCTTGAGGTCCTTGCTGTAGCACTTTTAAAAG ATCCTACAGCAAACCTAGTCACTCCTGGACCATATGGCCTTATATTTGCTTCATTTGTACCCTTTTTCTTTGACATTCCAGTTTCAACACGGTTTCGTGTGTTTAGCTTCCTCTTCTCAGACAAGTCATTCATATATCTAGCTGGTCTTCAG CTTCTTTTGTCATCATGGAAAAGGTCTATCTTACCGGGGATGTGTGGCATCCTTGCTGGTTCCTTGTACCGTTTGAATGTCTTTTACATTCGCAAAGCAAAG TTCCCAGAGATGATCTCATCATTATTTTCAAGAATTTCGTTGCCATCTATGGGGAGTCCACGTGCACCATCATCAGCAAGGAATGTTGTCAGGAATTTACCTTCCTATCCAACTCACCAAATGGAG AGAAACTACCCTGCTCCAATGCAAGCTGCAGTAGAGCCAACGGAGGACTCGATCACTACCCTTGTCTCTATGGGCTTTGACAGGAATTCTGCCAGACAAGCCCTAGTGCAGGCCAGAAATGATGTCAATGTGGCCACCAACATCCTACTGGAGGCACAGTCGCACTAA
- the LOC100777410 gene encoding protein ARV 2 isoform X1, with protein sequence MGYRCIQCWCPVKTLYVQYSPGNIRLMKCENCKAVADEYIECEIMILVIDLILHKPKAYRHLLHNVINQETMKFHGLLWKLAVIFLLFESYRCLILESSKGKLGSSNSVSSLVSICWKVLMDVIIGNLMFLLTFFFMVKMFFHVSITISRCIDLLLTLMISSYFKIFLIAMMVWDFPSSVIFIIELFCLSSNAAALKVMTESTMRRCVWTCFSAYAIKFIVTRILELILLGQLMQGWSQMPFTFSKATMI encoded by the exons ATGGGTTACAGATGCATTCAGTGTTGGTGTCCTGTCAAAACACTTTACGTGCAGTATTCTCCTGGCAACATTCGCTTGATGAAATGT GAGAATTGCAAGGCTGTTGCAGACGAATACATAGAATGTGAAATCATG ATACTTGTAATAGATTTGATACTTCACAAGCCCAAGGCCTATAGACATCTCCTCCACAATGTCATCAATCAAGAAACAATGAAGTTTCAT GGACTACTCTGGAAATTGGctgtcatttttcttctttttgaatcTT ACAGATGTTTGATCTTGGAAAGCAGCAAGGGAAAATTGGGTTCCTCTAATAGCGTCTCTTCATTAGTATCAATATGCTGGAAG GTGCTGATGGATGTTATAATTGGGAATTTGATGTTTCTTTTAACTTTCTTCTTTATGGTTAAGATGTTTTTCCATGTATCGATCACCATCTCcag GTGCATTGACCTTTTGCTTACACTCATGATTTCAAGTTACTTCAAGATTTTTCTTATTGCCATGATG GTCTGGGACTTTCCATCTTCTGTGATCTTCATcattgaattattttgtttatcatCTAATGCTGCGGCATTGAAAG tGATGACTGAGTCAACTATGCGTCGATGTGTTTGGACCTGCTTCAGTGCATATGctataaaatttattgtcacTCGAATACTGGAGCTCATAttgttggggcaattaatgcaAGGCTGGAGTCAAATGCCATTCACATTCTCTAAAGCCACCATGATTTAG
- the LOC100777410 gene encoding protein ARV 1 isoform X2: protein MILVIDLILHKPKAYRHLLHNVINQETMKFHGLLWKLAVIFLLFESYRCLILESSKGKLGSSNSVSSLVSICWKVLMDVIIGNLMFLLTFFFMVKMFFHVSITISRCIDLLLTLMISSYFKIFLIAMMVWDFPSSVIFIIELFCLSSNAAALKVMTESTMRRCVWTCFSAYAIKFIVTRILELILLGQLMQGWSQMPFTFSKATMI from the exons ATG ATACTTGTAATAGATTTGATACTTCACAAGCCCAAGGCCTATAGACATCTCCTCCACAATGTCATCAATCAAGAAACAATGAAGTTTCAT GGACTACTCTGGAAATTGGctgtcatttttcttctttttgaatcTT ACAGATGTTTGATCTTGGAAAGCAGCAAGGGAAAATTGGGTTCCTCTAATAGCGTCTCTTCATTAGTATCAATATGCTGGAAG GTGCTGATGGATGTTATAATTGGGAATTTGATGTTTCTTTTAACTTTCTTCTTTATGGTTAAGATGTTTTTCCATGTATCGATCACCATCTCcag GTGCATTGACCTTTTGCTTACACTCATGATTTCAAGTTACTTCAAGATTTTTCTTATTGCCATGATG GTCTGGGACTTTCCATCTTCTGTGATCTTCATcattgaattattttgtttatcatCTAATGCTGCGGCATTGAAAG tGATGACTGAGTCAACTATGCGTCGATGTGTTTGGACCTGCTTCAGTGCATATGctataaaatttattgtcacTCGAATACTGGAGCTCATAttgttggggcaattaatgcaAGGCTGGAGTCAAATGCCATTCACATTCTCTAAAGCCACCATGATTTAG